The following coding sequences are from one Streptomyces venezuelae window:
- the rpsE gene encoding 30S ribosomal protein S5: protein MAGPQRRGGGAGGGERRDRKGRDGGNAAAEKTAYVERVVAINRVAKVVKGGRRFSFTALVVVGDGDGTVGVGYGKAKEVPAAIAKGVEEAKKHFFKVPRIQGTIPHPIQGEKAAGVVLLKPASPGTGVIAGGPVRAVLECAGVHDILSKSLGSDNAINIVHATVAALKGLQRPEEIAARRGLPLEDVAPAALLRARAGAGA from the coding sequence ATGGCTGGACCCCAGCGCCGCGGTGGCGGTGCCGGTGGCGGCGAGCGGCGGGACCGGAAGGGTCGCGACGGTGGCAACGCCGCCGCCGAGAAGACCGCGTACGTTGAGCGCGTTGTCGCGATCAACCGCGTCGCCAAGGTTGTGAAGGGTGGTCGTCGCTTCAGCTTCACTGCGCTCGTCGTAGTGGGCGACGGTGACGGCACCGTGGGTGTCGGTTACGGCAAGGCCAAGGAGGTGCCGGCCGCCATCGCCAAGGGTGTTGAGGAGGCCAAGAAGCACTTCTTCAAGGTCCCCCGTATCCAGGGCACCATCCCGCACCCCATCCAGGGTGAGAAGGCCGCGGGCGTCGTCCTGCTCAAGCCTGCTTCCCCCGGTACCGGTGTTATCGCCGGTGGCCCGGTGCGTGCCGTGCTCGAGTGCGCGGGCGTGCACGACATCCTGTCGAAGTCCCTGGGCTCCGACAACGCGATCAACATCGTGCACGCGACCGTGGCGGCCCTCAAGGGCCTGCAGCGTCCCGAGGAGATCGCGGCTCGCCGTGGTCTGCCCCTCGAGGACGTCGCCCCCGCGGCTCTGCTTCGTGCGCGTGCGGGAGCGGGTGCGTAA
- the rpmD gene encoding 50S ribosomal protein L30, with product MAQLKITQTKSYIGSKQNHRDTLRSLGLKGINTQVVKEDRPEFRGMVHTVRHLVTVEEVD from the coding sequence ATGGCACAGCTCAAGATCACGCAGACGAAGTCGTACATCGGCAGCAAGCAGAACCACCGCGACACCCTGCGTTCCCTTGGTCTCAAGGGCATCAACACGCAGGTCGTCAAGGAGGACCGCCCCGAGTTCCGCGGAATGGTGCACACCGTCCGCCACCTCGTGACGGTTGAGGAGGTCGACTGA
- the rplO gene encoding 50S ribosomal protein L15 gives MAEQNPLKVHNLRPAPGAKTAKTRVGRGEASKGKTAGRGTKGTKARYQVPERFEGGQMPLHMRLPKLKGFKNPFKTEFQVVNLDKLSALYPEGGEVTVEGLVAKGAVRKNSLVKVLGQGELTVALQVTVDAVSGSAKEKITAAGGTVTELV, from the coding sequence ATGGCGGAGCAGAACCCGCTGAAGGTCCACAACCTCCGGCCCGCCCCGGGCGCCAAGACCGCCAAGACCCGTGTGGGTCGTGGTGAGGCGTCCAAGGGTAAGACCGCTGGTCGTGGTACCAAGGGCACCAAGGCCCGTTACCAGGTTCCGGAGCGCTTCGAGGGTGGCCAGATGCCCCTCCACATGCGTCTCCCGAAGCTCAAGGGCTTCAAGAACCCGTTCAAGACCGAGTTCCAGGTCGTGAACCTCGACAAGCTGAGCGCGCTGTACCCGGAGGGTGGCGAGGTCACCGTCGAGGGTCTCGTCGCCAAGGGTGCCGTTCGCAAGAACAGCCTCGTCAAGGTGCTCGGCCAGGGTGAGCTCACCGTGGCGCTGCAGGTGACGGTCGACGCCGTCTCCGGCTCCGCCAAGGAGAAGATCACCGCCGCCGGCGGTACCGTCACCGAGCTCGTCTGA
- the secY gene encoding preprotein translocase subunit SecY, translating to MLTAFARAFKTPDLRKKLLFTLGIIVIYRVGTHVPIPGVDYRNVQTCIDNANANQGLFGLVNMFSGGALLQITIFALGIMPYITASIILQLLTVVIPRLEALKKEGQAGTAKITQYTRYLTIALAILQGTGLVATARTGTLFQGCPVASEIVPDQSIFVTITMVITMTAGTACVMWLGELITDRGIGNGMSILMFISIAATFPSALWAIKQQGDLANGWIEFGTVIAVGLVMVGLVVFVEQAQRRIPVQYAKRMIGRRSYGGTSTYIPLKVNQAGIIPVIFASSLLYIPALVAQFAGGNSGWKTWIEANLTKGDHPIYIATYFILIVFFAFFYVAISFNPEEVADNMKKYGGFIPGIRAGRPTAEYLSYVLNRITWPGSLYLGLIALVPTMALVGFQANQNFPFGGTSILIIVGVGLETVKQIESQLQQRNYEGFLR from the coding sequence GTGCTCACCGCGTTCGCCCGGGCGTTCAAGACGCCCGACCTGCGCAAGAAGCTGCTCTTCACACTCGGCATCATCGTGATCTATCGGGTGGGTACGCATGTGCCGATTCCCGGTGTCGACTACCGGAACGTCCAGACCTGTATCGACAACGCCAATGCGAACCAGGGCCTGTTCGGTCTCGTCAACATGTTCAGCGGTGGCGCGCTGCTCCAGATCACGATCTTCGCGCTCGGCATCATGCCGTACATCACGGCGAGCATCATTCTGCAGCTGCTGACCGTGGTGATCCCGCGCCTCGAAGCCCTCAAGAAAGAGGGCCAGGCCGGCACCGCGAAGATCACGCAGTACACGCGCTATCTGACCATCGCGCTCGCGATCCTCCAGGGCACCGGCCTCGTGGCCACCGCCCGCACCGGCACCCTCTTCCAGGGCTGCCCCGTGGCCAGCGAGATCGTGCCCGACCAGTCGATCTTCGTCACCATCACGATGGTCATCACCATGACCGCCGGTACGGCGTGCGTCATGTGGCTCGGTGAGCTCATCACGGACCGCGGCATCGGCAACGGCATGTCGATCCTGATGTTCATCTCGATCGCCGCGACCTTCCCGAGCGCACTGTGGGCCATCAAGCAGCAGGGTGACCTGGCGAACGGCTGGATCGAGTTCGGCACCGTCATCGCGGTCGGTCTCGTGATGGTCGGCCTGGTGGTCTTCGTCGAGCAGGCACAGCGTCGCATTCCGGTCCAGTACGCGAAGCGAATGATCGGCCGCAGGTCCTACGGCGGTACGTCGACGTACATTCCGCTGAAGGTCAACCAGGCGGGCATCATCCCTGTGATCTTCGCCTCCTCGCTGCTCTACATTCCGGCGCTCGTGGCCCAGTTCGCGGGCGGCAACTCGGGATGGAAGACGTGGATCGAGGCGAACCTGACCAAGGGTGACCATCCGATTTACATCGCCACGTACTTCATCCTGATCGTCTTCTTCGCCTTCTTCTACGTCGCGATCTCCTTCAACCCCGAGGAAGTCGCCGACAACATGAAGAAGTATGGTGGCTTCATCCCGGGCATCCGGGCTGGCCGTCCGACCGCTGAGTACCTGAGTTACGTACTCAACCGGATCACCTGGCCGGGTTCGCTGTATCTGGGTCTGATCGCTCTTGTGCCGACGATGGCGTTGGTTGGCTTCCAGGCAAACCAGAACTTCCCGTTCGGCGGGACGAGCATCCTCATCATCGTGGGTGTGGGTCTGGAGACCGTGAAGCAGATCGAGAGCCAGCTCCAGCAGCGCAATTACGAAGGGTTCCTCCGCTGA
- a CDS encoding adenylate kinase, whose translation MRIVLVGPPGAGKGTQAAFLAKNLSIPHISTGDLFRANISQGTDLGKQAKAYMDAGNLVPDEVTIGMAKDRMAQPDAENGFLLDGFPRNVSQAEALDVALKADDVKLDAVLDLEVPEDEVVKRIAGRRICRKDSSHVFHVTYSKPKQEGVCDVCGGELYQREDDSEDTVRKRLEVYHTQTEPIIDYYRTQGLVVTISALGKVDEVTERAMDALKGDK comes from the coding sequence ATGCGAATCGTCCTCGTCGGGCCGCCCGGTGCGGGCAAGGGAACGCAGGCCGCGTTCCTCGCCAAGAACCTGTCGATCCCGCACATCTCCACGGGCGACCTCTTCCGTGCCAACATCAGCCAGGGCACGGACCTGGGCAAGCAGGCGAAGGCGTACATGGACGCCGGGAACCTGGTCCCCGACGAGGTGACCATCGGCATGGCGAAGGACCGCATGGCGCAGCCGGACGCCGAGAACGGCTTCCTGCTCGACGGGTTCCCGCGCAACGTGTCGCAGGCGGAGGCGCTGGACGTCGCGCTCAAGGCCGACGACGTGAAGCTCGACGCCGTCCTGGACCTGGAGGTCCCCGAGGACGAGGTCGTCAAGCGGATCGCGGGCCGGCGGATCTGCCGCAAGGACTCCAGCCACGTCTTCCACGTGACGTACAGCAAGCCGAAGCAGGAAGGCGTCTGTGACGTCTGCGGCGGCGAGCTCTACCAGCGCGAGGACGACAGCGAGGACACCGTCCGCAAGCGCCTCGAGGTCTACCACACGCAGACCGAGCCGATCATCGACTACTACCGGACCCAGGGTCTGGTCGTGACGATCTCGGCACTCGGCAAGGTGGACGAGGTCACCGAGCGCGCGATGGACGCGCTCAAGGGCGACAAGTAG
- the map gene encoding type I methionyl aminopeptidase, producing the protein MVQIKTPEQIAKMREAGLVVAAIHAATREAAVPGATTKDLDEVARKVIAEHGAKSNFLGYGGFPATICTSVNEVVVHGIPDDKTVLKDGDIISIDAGAIVDGWHGDAAYTAFVGTGHAPELIELSRVTEESMWAGLAAMKQGNRLVDISRAIETYIRRQPKPGGGKYGIVEDYGGHGIGTEMHMDPHLLNYVERRRGKGPKLVPGFCLAIEPMVSLGTPRTEVLEDDWTVITTDGTWSSHWEHTIALTEEGPIVLTAPDCGKAKLAEHGVTVAPDPLG; encoded by the coding sequence ATGGTGCAGATCAAGACCCCCGAGCAGATCGCGAAAATGCGTGAGGCGGGCCTTGTCGTCGCCGCGATTCACGCCGCGACCCGTGAGGCCGCGGTGCCCGGCGCCACCACGAAGGATCTGGACGAGGTCGCCCGCAAGGTGATCGCCGAGCACGGGGCGAAGTCGAACTTCCTCGGGTACGGCGGGTTCCCCGCCACGATCTGCACGTCGGTCAACGAGGTCGTCGTGCACGGCATCCCCGACGACAAGACCGTCCTGAAGGACGGCGACATCATCTCCATCGACGCGGGCGCCATCGTCGACGGCTGGCACGGCGACGCGGCGTACACCGCGTTCGTGGGCACCGGTCACGCTCCGGAGCTGATCGAGCTCTCCCGGGTGACCGAGGAGTCCATGTGGGCCGGTCTCGCCGCCATGAAGCAGGGCAACCGGCTCGTCGACATCTCCCGCGCCATCGAGACGTACATCCGCCGGCAGCCGAAGCCGGGCGGCGGCAAGTACGGGATCGTCGAGGACTACGGCGGCCACGGCATCGGCACCGAGATGCACATGGACCCGCACCTTCTGAACTACGTCGAGCGCCGCCGCGGCAAGGGCCCCAAGCTGGTCCCCGGCTTCTGCCTCGCCATCGAGCCCATGGTCTCCCTCGGCACCCCCCGCACGGAGGTCCTGGAGGACGACTGGACCGTCATCACCACGGACGGGACCTGGTCCTCGCACTGGGAGCACACGATCGCGCTCACGGAGGAGGGCCCGATCGTCCTGACGGCCCCGGACTGCGGCAAGGCGAAGCTGGCGGAGCACGGCGTGACGGTGGCCCCGGACCCGCTGGGCTGA
- the infA gene encoding translation initiation factor IF-1, which translates to MAKKQGAIEIEGTVVESLPNAMFKVELQNGHQVLAHISGKMRMHYIRILPDDRVVVELSPYDLTRGRIVYRYK; encoded by the coding sequence GTGGCCAAGAAGCAAGGTGCCATCGAGATCGAAGGCACTGTCGTCGAGTCTCTTCCGAACGCCATGTTCAAGGTGGAGCTCCAGAACGGCCACCAGGTCCTGGCACACATCAGCGGCAAGATGCGCATGCACTACATCCGCATCCTCCCTGACGACCGGGTCGTGGTGGAGCTGTCTCCGTACGACCTGACGCGTGGCCGGATCGTCTACCGGTACAAGTAG
- the rpmJ gene encoding 50S ribosomal protein L36 — translation MKVKPSVKKICDKCRVIRRHGRVMIICDNPRHKQRQG, via the coding sequence ATGAAGGTCAAGCCGAGCGTCAAGAAGATCTGCGACAAGTGCAGGGTGATCCGCCGTCACGGCCGGGTCATGATCATCTGCGACAACCCGCGCCACAAGCAGCGCCAGGGCTGA
- the rpsM gene encoding 30S ribosomal protein S13, with protein sequence MARVEGVDLPRDKRIEVALTYVFGIGRTLAQQTLDATEVDRNTRVRDLTEEDLVKIREYVDANIKTEGDLRREIQADIRRKVEIGCYQGLRHRRGLPVRGQRTSTNARTRKGPRRAIAGKKKPGKK encoded by the coding sequence ATGGCACGCGTTGAAGGCGTTGACCTCCCGCGCGACAAGCGCATCGAGGTCGCCCTCACCTACGTGTTCGGCATCGGCCGCACGCTGGCCCAGCAGACGCTGGACGCCACCGAGGTGGACCGCAACACCCGCGTCCGCGACCTGACCGAGGAAGACCTCGTCAAGATCCGTGAGTACGTGGACGCCAACATCAAGACCGAGGGTGACCTCCGTCGCGAGATCCAGGCCGACATCCGCCGCAAGGTCGAGATCGGTTGCTACCAGGGTCTCCGTCACCGTCGTGGTCTGCCCGTCCGCGGTCAGCGCACCAGCACCAACGCCCGCACCCGCAAGGGCCCGCGTCGCGCCATCGCCGGTAAGAAGAAGCCGGGCAAGAAGTAG
- the rpsK gene encoding 30S ribosomal protein S11, giving the protein MPPKGRQGAAKKVRRKEKKNVAHGHAHIKSTFNNTIVSITDPTGNVISWASAGHVGFKGSRKSTPFAAQMAAESAARRAQEHGMRKVDVFVKGPGSGRETAIRSLQATGLEVGSIQDVTPTPHNGCRPPKRRRV; this is encoded by the coding sequence ATGCCCCCCAAGGGTCGTCAGGGCGCTGCCAAGAAGGTGCGCCGCAAGGAAAAGAAGAACGTCGCCCACGGGCACGCTCACATCAAGAGCACGTTCAACAACACGATCGTGTCCATCACGGACCCGACCGGCAACGTGATCTCGTGGGCCTCCGCCGGCCACGTCGGCTTCAAGGGCTCGCGCAAGTCCACGCCGTTCGCCGCGCAGATGGCTGCCGAGTCGGCTGCCCGTCGCGCCCAGGAGCACGGCATGCGCAAGGTCGACGTGTTCGTCAAGGGCCCGGGTTCCGGTCGTGAGACCGCCATCCGTTCGCTCCAGGCGACCGGCCTCGAGGTCGGCTCGATCCAGGACGTGACGCCCACGCCGCACAACGGCTGCCGTCCGCCCAAGCGTCGTCGCGTCTGA
- a CDS encoding DNA-directed RNA polymerase subunit alpha — protein sequence MLIAQRPSLTEEVVDEFRSRFVIEPLEPGFGYTLGNSLRRTLLSSIPGAAVTSIRIDGVLHEFTTVPGVKEDVTDLILNIKQLVVSSEHDEPVVMYLRKQGPGLVTAADIAPPAGVEVHNPDLVLATLNGKGKLEMELTVERGRGYVSAVQNKQVGQEIGRIPVDSIYSPVLKVTYKVEATRVEQRTDFDKLIVDVETKQAMRPRDAMASAGKTLVELFGLARELNIDAEGIDMGPSPTDAALAADLALPIEELELTVRSYNCLKREGIHSVGELVARSEADLLDIRNFGAKSIDEVKMKLNGMGLALKDSPPGFDPTAAADAFGADDDADAGFVETEQY from the coding sequence ATGCTGATCGCTCAGCGTCCCTCGTTGACCGAAGAGGTCGTCGACGAATTCCGCTCCCGGTTCGTGATCGAGCCGCTGGAGCCGGGCTTCGGCTACACCCTCGGCAACTCCCTCCGCCGCACCCTGCTCTCGTCGATCCCCGGCGCTGCTGTCACCAGCATCCGCATCGACGGCGTCCTGCACGAGTTCACCACCGTGCCGGGTGTCAAGGAGGACGTCACCGACCTCATCCTCAACATCAAGCAGCTGGTCGTGTCCAGCGAGCACGACGAGCCCGTCGTGATGTACCTGCGCAAGCAGGGTCCGGGCCTCGTGACCGCCGCTGACATCGCCCCGCCGGCCGGTGTCGAGGTGCACAACCCCGACCTCGTCCTCGCCACGCTCAACGGCAAGGGCAAGCTGGAGATGGAGCTGACCGTCGAGCGCGGTCGCGGCTACGTCTCCGCGGTGCAGAACAAGCAGGTCGGCCAGGAGATCGGCCGCATCCCGGTCGACTCGATCTACTCGCCGGTCCTCAAGGTCACGTACAAGGTCGAGGCGACCCGTGTCGAGCAGCGCACCGACTTCGACAAGCTGATCGTCGACGTCGAGACCAAGCAGGCGATGCGTCCGCGTGACGCCATGGCCTCCGCCGGTAAGACGCTCGTCGAGCTGTTCGGTCTCGCCCGCGAGCTGAACATCGACGCCGAGGGCATCGACATGGGTCCGTCCCCGACCGATGCCGCGCTTGCCGCCGATCTCGCGCTGCCGATCGAGGAGCTGGAGCTCACCGTTCGGTCGTACAACTGCCTCAAGCGCGAGGGCATCCACTCCGTGGGTGAGCTCGTGGCCCGCTCCGAGGCGGACCTGCTCGACATCCGCAACTTCGGTGCGAAGTCGATCGACGAGGTCAAGATGAAGCTCAACGGCATGGGTCTCGCGCTGAAGGACTCGCCTCCCGGCTTCGACCCGACCGCCGCGGCCGACGCGTTCGGCGCGGACGACGACGCGGATGCCGGTTTCGTGGAGACCGAGCAGTACTGA
- the rplQ gene encoding 50S ribosomal protein L17, producing MPKPTKGARLGGSAAHEKLLLANLAKQLFEHGRITTTEAKARRLRPYAERLVTKAKKGDLHNRRQVLSVITDKSIVHTLFTEIGPRYENRPGGYTRITKIGNRRGDNAPMAIIELVEALTVAQEATGEAEAATKRAAKDAEATDAKVDTAKADEAAEESKDA from the coding sequence ATGCCGAAGCCCACCAAGGGTGCCCGTCTGGGCGGCAGCGCCGCGCACGAGAAGCTCCTGCTGGCGAACCTCGCCAAGCAGCTCTTCGAGCACGGCCGGATCACGACGACCGAGGCCAAGGCCCGTCGTCTGCGTCCGTACGCGGAGCGTCTGGTCACCAAGGCGAAGAAGGGCGACCTTCACAACCGCCGCCAGGTGCTGTCCGTCATCACCGACAAGAGCATCGTGCACACGCTCTTCACGGAGATCGGCCCGCGTTACGAGAACCGCCCGGGTGGCTACACCCGTATCACCAAGATCGGTAACCGTCGTGGCGACAACGCGCCCATGGCGATCATCGAGCTGGTGGAGGCCCTGACCGTGGCCCAGGAGGCCACCGGTGAGGCCGAGGCCGCGACCAAGCGCGCCGCCAAGGACGCCGAGGCCACCGACGCCAAGGTCGACACGGCCAAGGCCGACGAGGCTGCCGAGGAGTCGAAGGACGCGTAA
- the truA gene encoding tRNA pseudouridine(38-40) synthase TruA, producing MSDEVEPGFVRVRLDLSYDGRDFSGWAKQKQGQRTVQGEIEAALRTVTRSQETYELTVAGRTDSGVHARGQVAHVDLPESVWAEHSDKLLRRLAGRLPHDVRVWKAAEAPAGFNARFAAVWRRYAYRVTDHPGGVDPLLRGHVLWHDWPLDLDAMNAAAERLVGEHDFAAYCKKREGATTIRTLQELRWERRPDGIFEATVRADAFCHNMVRSLVGAMLFVGDGHRPVEWPEKVLRAGVRDSAVHVVRPHGLTLEEVGYPADELLAARSKEARNKRTLPGAGCC from the coding sequence GTGAGCGATGAAGTAGAGCCCGGGTTCGTGCGGGTGCGGTTGGATCTTTCGTATGACGGCAGGGACTTCTCCGGCTGGGCCAAGCAGAAGCAGGGGCAGCGGACCGTCCAGGGGGAGATCGAGGCCGCGCTGCGGACGGTGACGCGGTCGCAGGAGACGTACGAGCTGACCGTCGCGGGGCGGACCGACAGCGGCGTGCACGCGCGGGGGCAGGTAGCCCACGTCGACCTGCCGGAGAGCGTGTGGGCCGAGCACAGCGACAAGCTGCTGCGCAGGCTCGCCGGACGGCTGCCGCACGACGTGCGGGTGTGGAAGGCCGCCGAGGCGCCCGCCGGGTTCAACGCCCGGTTCGCGGCCGTGTGGCGCCGGTACGCCTACCGCGTGACCGACCACCCCGGCGGCGTCGACCCGCTGCTGCGGGGACACGTGCTCTGGCACGACTGGCCGCTGGACCTCGACGCGATGAACGCCGCCGCCGAGCGGCTCGTCGGTGAGCATGACTTCGCCGCGTACTGCAAGAAGCGTGAGGGTGCGACGACCATTCGTACGCTGCAGGAACTGCGGTGGGAGCGGCGGCCGGACGGGATCTTCGAGGCGACCGTGCGGGCCGACGCGTTCTGCCACAACATGGTGCGCTCGCTGGTCGGCGCCATGCTGTTCGTGGGGGACGGGCACCGGCCCGTGGAGTGGCCGGAGAAGGTGCTCCGCGCGGGCGTGCGGGACTCCGCCGTGCACGTCGTGCGCCCGCACGGGCTGACGCTGGAGGAGGTCGGCTACCCGGCCGACGAGCTGCTCGCCGCGCGCAGCAAGGAGGCGCGCAACAAGCGGACGCTGCCCGGGGCCGGGTGCTGCTGA
- a CDS encoding glycosyltransferase 87 family protein: MNMGNSAVCGWLLRPAESYVRWVLAVVLVAAVVRVGLASPQGGMDNAIVVRAAEAWLDGRSPYADRHFLYLPGAVLAAVPQALLPADVVRFLVPAGVTAGLVGGWVCALRVYGVPLRSRFAGYGLLGLALGFAPFGHLVQLGNWTAGSALALPCALLLVCRGRWVAAGLVIGAAVAVKPLLAPVLLLFVFARRWRALAAAVGVPALVSAVAALAMPDPAGFFTRTLPFLLRGEDSFVRLYEASPAAVLARLGVPESGAALLAGGAAAAGVWCAWRRWGRGEEEGGAAARVVECAVMLMLSAFLVSRPSYDHYLLVVLPLLLAGVLAPGAAARGPWFWVALVPQVPGFTWPWLEPGTRRAFKDAVTLCVLAGTVGWACARAVTPVSAGPPAARESSVPGSRTAF; encoded by the coding sequence ATGAACATGGGCAATTCGGCGGTTTGCGGGTGGTTGCTGCGCCCGGCCGAGTCGTACGTCCGGTGGGTGCTCGCAGTGGTGCTCGTCGCCGCGGTCGTCCGGGTGGGTCTCGCCTCGCCGCAGGGCGGGATGGACAACGCCATCGTGGTGCGGGCCGCCGAGGCCTGGCTCGACGGGCGCTCGCCCTACGCCGACCGGCACTTCCTCTATCTCCCCGGCGCCGTGCTCGCGGCGGTGCCGCAGGCGCTGCTGCCCGCGGACGTGGTGCGATTCCTGGTGCCCGCGGGGGTGACGGCGGGACTCGTCGGGGGGTGGGTGTGTGCGCTGCGTGTGTACGGAGTGCCTTTGCGGAGTCGGTTCGCCGGATACGGGCTGCTCGGGCTCGCGCTCGGCTTCGCGCCGTTCGGGCACCTCGTCCAGCTCGGCAACTGGACGGCGGGTTCCGCGCTCGCGCTGCCGTGCGCGCTGCTCCTCGTGTGCCGAGGCCGGTGGGTCGCGGCCGGGCTCGTCATCGGGGCGGCCGTCGCCGTGAAGCCGCTGCTCGCGCCCGTCCTCCTTCTTTTCGTGTTCGCGCGCAGGTGGCGGGCGCTCGCGGCGGCCGTGGGCGTGCCCGCGCTGGTGTCGGCGGTCGCCGCGCTCGCCATGCCGGACCCCGCCGGGTTCTTCACGCGGACGCTGCCCTTCCTGCTGCGCGGCGAGGACTCCTTCGTACGCCTCTATGAGGCCTCGCCCGCCGCGGTGCTCGCGCGGCTCGGGGTGCCGGAGTCGGGCGCCGCGCTGCTGGCCGGGGGTGCGGCGGCGGCCGGGGTGTGGTGTGCGTGGCGGCGGTGGGGGAGAGGTGAGGAAGAGGGCGGGGCGGCGGCGAGGGTCGTGGAATGCGCCGTGATGCTGATGCTTTCGGCCTTTCTCGTCTCCCGGCCCTCGTACGACCACTATCTGTTGGTCGTGCTTCCGCTGCTGCTCGCGGGGGTCCTGGCGCCGGGGGCGGCCGCGCGCGGTCCGTGGTTCTGGGTGGCGCTGGTGCCGCAGGTGCCGGGGTTCACGTGGCCGTGGCTGGAGCCCGGGACGCGGCGGGCCTTCAAGGACGCGGTGACGCTGTGCGTGCTCGCGGGCACGGTCGGGTGGGCATGCGCACGGGCCGTCACGCCGGTGAGCGCGGGCCCGCCCGCGGCGAGGGAGTCGTCGGTGCCGGGGTCCAGGACCGCGTTTTGA
- the rplM gene encoding 50S ribosomal protein L13, with protein sequence MRTYSPKPGDVTRQWHVIDAQDIVLGRLATTAATLLRGKHKAIYAPHVDTGDFVIIINAEKVHLSGNKKTQKMAYRHSGYPGGLRSVRYDELLEKSPEKAVEKAVKGMLPKNTLGRQMLSKLKVYAGDQHPHGAQQPVPFEITQVAQ encoded by the coding sequence GTGCGTACGTACAGCCCCAAGCCCGGCGACGTGACCCGCCAGTGGCACGTCATCGACGCTCAGGACATCGTCCTGGGTCGTCTGGCGACCACCGCTGCCACCCTCCTGCGTGGCAAGCACAAGGCGATCTACGCCCCCCACGTCGACACCGGTGACTTCGTCATCATCATCAACGCGGAGAAGGTGCACCTCTCCGGCAACAAGAAGACCCAGAAGATGGCGTACCGCCACTCCGGTTACCCGGGTGGTCTGCGTTCCGTCCGTTACGACGAGCTGCTCGAGAAGAGCCCCGAGAAGGCTGTCGAGAAGGCCGTCAAGGGCATGCTCCCCAAGAACACCCTGGGCCGTCAGATGCTCTCGAAGCTGAAGGTCTACGCGGGCGACCAGCACCCGCACGGCGCTCAGCAGCCGGTCCCGTTCGAGATCACCCAGGTCGCGCAGTAG
- the rpsI gene encoding 30S ribosomal protein S9 produces MAETTVEQPVEETEGVDVEQYTTESEAPVEGEYTSESNAARFGDPQPAAGLGRRKNAIARVRIVPGTGKWKVNGRTLEDYFPNKVHQQEVNEPFKVLELDGRYDVIARIAGGGVSGQAGALRLGVARALNEADVENNRGALKKAGYLKRDDRAVERKKAGLKKARKAPQYSKR; encoded by the coding sequence GTGGCCGAGACCACCGTTGAGCAGCCGGTCGAAGAGACCGAGGGTGTCGACGTAGAGCAGTACACCACCGAGTCCGAGGCGCCCGTCGAGGGCGAGTACACCTCGGAGTCGAACGCCGCGCGCTTCGGCGACCCCCAGCCGGCCGCCGGCCTGGGCCGTCGCAAGAACGCCATCGCCCGCGTCCGGATCGTCCCGGGCACCGGCAAGTGGAAGGTCAACGGGCGCACGCTCGAGGACTACTTCCCGAACAAGGTCCACCAGCAGGAAGTCAACGAGCCCTTCAAGGTGCTCGAGCTCGACGGCCGCTACGACGTCATCGCCCGCATCGCGGGTGGCGGCGTCTCCGGTCAGGCCGGTGCGCTCCGTCTCGGTGTCGCCCGTGCGCTGAACGAGGCCGACGTCGAGAACAACCGCGGCGCCCTGAAGAAGGCCGGTTACCTCAAGCGTGACGACCGTGCGGTCGAGCGCAAGAAGGCCGGTCTCAAGAAGGCCCGCAAGGCCCCGCAGTACAGCAAGCGCTAA